The sequence below is a genomic window from Streptomyces sp. NBC_00582.
AGCCCCGTCACCGGCCGACCCGGAGCCACCGAAGGCACCATCGCCGCCGGAGCCGCCGGAGGTCCCGTCACCGTCCCGGCCGCCCGAGCCGCCGGAAGCCCCGTCACCGCCCGAGCCGGAGCCACCGAAGGCACCATCGCCGCCGGAGCCGCCGGAAGCCCCGTCACCGTCCCCGCCCGCCGAGCCGCCGGAGGCACCGTCACGGACCCGGCTCGCCGAGCCGCCGGAGGCACCCTCGGTGGGCCGGGCGGATGAGCCGTCGGGCGGGTCCAGGTCGTCCGGCAAGGGGCTCGGGGTGTGGGGTGGGGCCGGGAGGAGGGGGGCGGTGAGGCCCCAGCGGCGGTAGGGCTGTTCGGTGGGCGGGGCCAAGGGGTGCACCCGTTGGGCCGCCTTCTTGCCCAGGCGTTCGATCGGGTCGACGGACTGGGCGCAGCCGGTCAGCGTCGTCACCGTCAGCGCCAGCAGTACGGCGATCGGCCCCCGCGTCCTCACAGGTAGTCCTCCAGGCGTGCCACCGCGTATCCCTTCTCCGTGACCTTGTTCAGGAACCGGCGGACCATGTCGGGCATGGTGCCCTTCCATTCGCCCCGGCCGCGGAAGTGGCTGAGGACGATGTCGCCGGGGTGGAGGTCGCGGTCCCACTCGCGGTACTCCCAGTGGTCGACGAAGACCTCCTCGTCCCAGAGTGGGGCGTACCGCACCCCGCAGGACTTCGCGGCGATCAGCGTGTCGCGGTTGTAGCTGCCGTAGGGCGGCCGGAAGAGGACGGGCCGCTCGCCGTACCGACCCCGGATCACCTTCTGCATGCCGCAGATCTCGTTCTTCTGCTCCTGGTAGGACAGCCCGGGCAGATAGGGGTGGTGGAGGGTGTGGTTGTTCAGGGTCACCCCGGCGGCCCGCATCCTCCGGAAGTACGGGTAGTCGTCGCGGATGAGGTAGTCGCTGAGGAAGGCGGTGTACGGGATCCTCAGCTCGCTCATCATCCGCAGGAACCGGGGGTCCTTCTCGGCGCCGTCGTCGACGGTGAGGAAGACGACCTTGTCCCGGGTGGGGATCGAGGTGAAGACGGGCGGGAGGCCGAGTTCCTCGTGGTCGCGCACCTCGAAGCCCTCCCGGGTGGTGATCCGGGGCTTCTTCGCGGGCGGGGGCGGCGGCGTCAGCGGAACCGTCCGCAGGCCCCAGCGGCGGGCCGCCGCGATCCGGGCCGTCTGCTCGGCGCGGAGCCGGTCGGCGTAGGAGTGCAGGGCGCGTACCGGTGCGGGGGCCTCTCCGGCCTGCTGGCCGGGGGCCGGGTCGCTGCCGTCGGCGTCACCGCCGTCCGCGCAGCCCGCCACGATCGCGGTGAGGACGAGCAGGGCGATGCCGCCACGCAACCTGGTCCGATCAGCACCATTCTTATCATTTTGTACGACAGCTCCCATGGCGCCGGATCTTCCCAGCCCCGCCCGCGCACCCCGCCCCGACACCGCCACGGACACCCCACCGTCCCCCGACCGGCCCACACAGGGCCCGACCACCGGACGGGACCACCGCCGCCACGCACCCCCGGCTTCCGGGGACAATGACCCCGTGACCGACCTGGCCCCCCTCCTCACCCCCGAAGGCCTCGCGCTGCTCGATGCCGTGCGGGGGACCGCTCCCTCCGACGAGCTCGCCGTCGCCACGCGGCTGCGCCGTGACCATCCCGCCGAGCTGGTGTCGGCCGCGCTCGGGCAGGCACGGCTGCGGCAGCGGGCGGTGGCGAAGTTCGGGGCCAAGGACGCCGGGCGGATGTTCTTCACGCCCAACGGCGTGGAGCAGTCGACGCGGGCGAGTGTGGCCGCCTACCGCGCCGGTCGTCTCAAGGAGCTCGGCGTGACCTCGGTGGCCGACCTGTGCTGCGGGATCGGCGGGGACGCGATCGCCCTCGCCCGGGCGGGGATCCGGGTGCTGGCCGTGGACCGCGATCCGGTGACGGCCGCGGCGGCCCGGGCCAACGCCGAGGCGCTCGGGCTCGCCGACCTCGTCGACGTACGGGAGGCGGACGTCACCGAGGTGGACACGAGCGGGTACGACGCCGTGTTCGTGGATCCGGCGCGACGCGGTGGGCGGGGGCGGATCTTCGACCCCGAGGCGTACTCCCCGCCGCTGTCCTGGGCGGTCGGCGCCGCCCTCGCCGCTCCGCGCGCCGCGCTGAAGATCGCGCCTGGGGTGCCGCACGAGGCGGTGCCGCCGGAGGCCGAGGCGGAGTGGATCTCGGACGGCGGGGACGTGAAGGAGGCGGTGCTGTGGTTCGGCACCGCGCCGGGCGCCGTCCGGGCGACGCTGCTGCCGGGCCCGCGGACCCTGCTGGGCACCGGTCTGCCGAATCCGGCCGTACGGACCCTCGGCCGCTATCTCTACGAGCCCGACGGCGCCGTCATCCGCGCCCATCTGGTCGCGGAGGTGGCCGAGGAACTCGACGGCGGACTCGTCGACGAGACCATCGCGTACGTCACCGCCGACGCGCTCCGCCCGACCCCGTACGCCACCGCCTACGAGATCACCGATCAACTGCCGTTCAACGTGAAGAGGTTGAAGGCGCTGCTGCGGGAGCGGGAGGTCGGGATCCTGACCGTGAAGAAGCGCGGCTCGGCCGTGGAGCCGGAGGAGCTGCGCCGCAAGGTGCTGCCGAAGCCGCACGGTCCGCACGCGACGACCGTGTTCCTGACCCGGGTGGCGGGCGCCCCGACGATGCTGCTGGGAGCGCCCGCCTCCCCGGGCCCGGCCGCTACTGCCGGTGGACCGTCTTGAGCTGGTCCATCGTGGGGTCGGCGCCGGTCGGCCCCGTGCGCTCCAG
It includes:
- a CDS encoding polysaccharide deacetylase family protein, translating into MGAVVQNDKNGADRTRLRGGIALLVLTAIVAGCADGGDADGSDPAPGQQAGEAPAPVRALHSYADRLRAEQTARIAAARRWGLRTVPLTPPPPPAKKPRITTREGFEVRDHEELGLPPVFTSIPTRDKVVFLTVDDGAEKDPRFLRMMSELRIPYTAFLSDYLIRDDYPYFRRMRAAGVTLNNHTLHHPYLPGLSYQEQKNEICGMQKVIRGRYGERPVLFRPPYGSYNRDTLIAAKSCGVRYAPLWDEEVFVDHWEYREWDRDLHPGDIVLSHFRGRGEWKGTMPDMVRRFLNKVTEKGYAVARLEDYL
- a CDS encoding class I SAM-dependent methyltransferase, giving the protein MTDLAPLLTPEGLALLDAVRGTAPSDELAVATRLRRDHPAELVSAALGQARLRQRAVAKFGAKDAGRMFFTPNGVEQSTRASVAAYRAGRLKELGVTSVADLCCGIGGDAIALARAGIRVLAVDRDPVTAAAARANAEALGLADLVDVREADVTEVDTSGYDAVFVDPARRGGRGRIFDPEAYSPPLSWAVGAALAAPRAALKIAPGVPHEAVPPEAEAEWISDGGDVKEAVLWFGTAPGAVRATLLPGPRTLLGTGLPNPAVRTLGRYLYEPDGAVIRAHLVAEVAEELDGGLVDETIAYVTADALRPTPYATAYEITDQLPFNVKRLKALLREREVGILTVKKRGSAVEPEELRRKVLPKPHGPHATTVFLTRVAGAPTMLLGAPASPGPAATAGGPS